GCGAGGAGGCCGACGGCGGTGCGAGGGCCGTGGGGTGTGCGTTCGCGCTGGTGGACCCGTTGCCGACGGCCGAACGTCCGGACGGGCTCGTCGCGGCGGTGTCGTCGGTCGGCGTCGAGATCTAGTCTGGGGCCATGCCCTCCGAACGTGTCCGGCCGCCGTGGTGGCTCAAGTACGTCAACAAGGTGATGATCGGGTTGTCGAAGGTCGGCGTCGGCGGGGACAAGGGACCCGTGGTGCTGACCGTGCCGGGCCGCAAGTCCGGCAAACTGCGGTCGACACCGGTCACACCGATGACCGTGGACGGCAGACGTTACGTCGTCGGTGGGTTACCTGGCGCCGACTGGACGGCCAACGTACGGGCCGCCAAGGAGGCGACGATCCATCAGGGGCGCCGTGCCCACCGTGTGCGGATG
This genomic window from Mycolicibacterium goodii contains:
- a CDS encoding nitroreductase family deazaflavin-dependent oxidoreductase, producing MPSERVRPPWWLKYVNKVMIGLSKVGVGGDKGPVVLTVPGRKSGKLRSTPVTPMTVDGRRYVVGGLPGADWTANVRAAKEATIHQGRRAHRVRMVEMSPGEARPLLREFPILVPTGVSFMKNAGLVTGPHPDEFEALAGRCPVFRLDPL